The Litchfieldia alkalitelluris genome has a window encoding:
- a CDS encoding EamA family transporter, which produces MALWLLFALLAAASAALVSIFGKIGLQNIDANTATAIRAIIMAIFLVGVVAFEGNLSKIPTIIAEKKTFLFIILSGVAGATSWLFYFMALKLGKVSQVAPIDKLSVVIATIAAIVFLGEKISFLNGIGIALIAIGVILTAI; this is translated from the coding sequence ATGGCATTATGGCTTTTATTTGCTCTCCTCGCTGCTGCTTCCGCTGCACTAGTAAGTATTTTTGGGAAAATTGGGTTACAAAATATTGATGCCAATACTGCGACGGCAATAAGGGCAATCATTATGGCTATATTTTTAGTAGGAGTAGTAGCGTTTGAAGGTAATCTGTCAAAGATTCCAACGATTATTGCCGAAAAGAAAACATTTTTATTTATTATACTAAGCGGAGTAGCAGGGGCGACATCATGGCTATTTTATTTTATGGCTTTAAAGCTTGGGAAAGTGTCTCAGGTTGCACCTATTGATAAGTTAAGTGTAGTCATTGCAACTATTGCTGCAATTGTATTTCTTGGAGAAAAGATATCATTCCTTAATGGGATTGGAATAGCCTTAATCGCAATAGGTGTTATCTTGACTGCAATATAG
- a CDS encoding Ger(x)C family spore germination protein, which yields MRFLKIMLPLFFILLLVGCGFKDIDKRFFVVSIGIDKPENDNFKYNVLLKLAIPEAEPKMGAKKFILISEEANSITEAVRIMKSRVDKELDFGHAKTIVLGEELFEKDIKETMDWFVRRRDIQNVAWVTLGSPTAKAVLELKPDSERLPSNALLLAFGDQGTETPYITSVFLFKFIRDLNESGINPVLPIVEMGKEKLFMINRLVILEEGKEKLRLNKDETKTFNILDKGYDKTDILVDEEDEKFLISVQSLSSNFKVDVKNQDEPSLQINIKLSGIVEESQNMIDLKTLNRYEKLVSKASTKRVKDLILKFQEEKVDPLGFGLRYRATHSGEESAKYKKWLELYPKLQINVNVEAKIEGTGIITSN from the coding sequence ATGAGGTTCTTAAAAATCATGCTCCCCTTATTTTTTATTTTATTGCTAGTAGGATGTGGGTTTAAGGATATCGATAAACGTTTTTTTGTTGTTTCTATCGGAATTGATAAGCCTGAAAACGATAACTTTAAATATAATGTCCTTCTAAAATTAGCTATTCCAGAAGCTGAACCTAAAATGGGCGCAAAAAAGTTTATCCTCATTTCAGAGGAAGCTAACTCTATTACTGAAGCGGTCAGGATAATGAAATCACGAGTCGACAAAGAACTTGATTTTGGACATGCAAAAACAATCGTGTTAGGTGAGGAGTTATTTGAAAAAGACATTAAGGAAACGATGGATTGGTTTGTTAGAAGGCGTGACATTCAAAATGTTGCTTGGGTCACTTTAGGCAGCCCGACAGCAAAAGCAGTATTAGAATTAAAACCAGACTCTGAAAGACTGCCTTCAAATGCACTGCTTCTAGCGTTCGGTGACCAAGGAACAGAAACCCCATATATTACTTCGGTTTTTTTATTTAAATTTATCCGTGACTTAAATGAATCAGGGATAAACCCTGTGTTACCGATTGTAGAAATGGGAAAGGAAAAGCTATTCATGATAAATCGATTAGTAATCCTAGAAGAAGGTAAAGAGAAGTTAAGGCTGAATAAGGACGAAACCAAAACCTTTAATATCCTAGATAAGGGCTATGATAAAACTGATATTTTAGTTGATGAAGAGGACGAAAAGTTTTTAATAAGTGTACAAAGCCTTTCTTCAAATTTTAAGGTGGATGTAAAAAATCAGGATGAGCCCTCTTTGCAAATTAATATAAAGTTAAGTGGTATTGTTGAAGAATCACAGAATATGATTGATCTAAAAACATTAAATAGATATGAAAAACTTGTGTCAAAAGCGTCAACCAAAAGAGTAAAAGACCTTATTCTTAAGTTTCAAGAAGAAAAGGTAGATCCACTAGGATTTGGTTTAAGATACCGGGCCACACATTCTGGTGAAGAAAGTGCAAAATACAAGAAATGGCTTGAACTATATCCAAAATTGCAAATCAATGTAAATGTAGAAGCAAAAATAGAGGGAACAGGAATTATTACCTCGAATTAA
- a CDS encoding GerAB/ArcD/ProY family transporter codes for MSRYLFFLIVLNMLANVVAYVPRILLSEQTNGMVMGIILSTVIGTVLMYWFLYQLKKFPAQGMPDLVERYTPRWFNGLFSLLNGVMWFMAGLITLIVFVDISTRFINPEMGSNVTIFMFLLVICAGVLLDSKSLLFVLEIVLIINIPLMIMIFLKAYVHDYFNWDYVRIVFTHFWELPSWTTLSAGLYIFLGFLNLNVFNKYITKLQLKWLWIVPLAGLFTLFTTVAVPIGLNGLEMSKTYSFPWISTVDSMRIEFGVIERVLFIFLVLYIGISLLSIMIHWHVSLKWIEKLIPKMTKKKINITPFIIIIGFAGVSVLIQYLTNERTILFTASRWFDSLIPAILCMNFMLFWLIRRLNK; via the coding sequence GTGAGTCGTTATTTATTTTTCTTGATCGTACTAAACATGCTTGCAAATGTTGTTGCTTATGTTCCAAGAATTTTGTTGAGTGAACAAACGAATGGAATGGTCATGGGGATTATATTATCAACTGTCATTGGAACAGTATTGATGTATTGGTTTTTGTATCAGCTCAAAAAATTCCCGGCACAAGGTATGCCCGACTTAGTTGAGAGGTATACACCAAGATGGTTTAATGGCTTATTTTCGCTTCTGAATGGTGTTATGTGGTTTATGGCTGGTTTGATTACACTTATTGTGTTCGTTGATATTTCAACTAGGTTTATAAATCCAGAAATGGGCAGTAATGTTACAATTTTCATGTTTTTACTCGTGATCTGTGCGGGAGTCTTACTCGATTCTAAGTCACTCTTATTTGTATTAGAGATCGTATTAATAATAAATATTCCTTTAATGATAATGATTTTTCTAAAAGCCTACGTACATGACTATTTTAATTGGGATTATGTAAGAATTGTATTTACACATTTTTGGGAATTACCTTCGTGGACAACGTTATCTGCTGGACTTTATATTTTTCTAGGTTTTTTAAATTTGAATGTTTTTAATAAATATATTACTAAACTTCAACTTAAATGGCTTTGGATAGTACCTCTTGCCGGGTTATTCACACTTTTTACAACAGTTGCCGTTCCAATCGGTTTAAATGGCTTAGAAATGTCCAAAACATATTCATTTCCTTGGATATCAACGGTTGATTCAATGAGAATCGAATTTGGTGTAATCGAAAGGGTTTTATTTATTTTTTTGGTCTTATATATTGGTATTTCTCTCTTAAGTATTATGATTCACTGGCATGTATCTTTGAAATGGATAGAAAAACTCATTCCTAAAATGACAAAAAAGAAGATAAATATAACCCCCTTTATCATTATTATCGGATTTGCCGGAGTTTCGGTGTTAATTCAATACTTAACAAATGAAAGAACCATTTTATTTACGGCTAGTAGATGGTTCGATAGCTTAATTCCTGCAATATTATGTATGAATTTTATGTTGTTTTGGTTGATTAGGAGGCTTAACAAATGA